One part of the Eubalaena glacialis isolate mEubGla1 chromosome 19, mEubGla1.1.hap2.+ XY, whole genome shotgun sequence genome encodes these proteins:
- the CHD3 gene encoding chromodomain-helicase-DNA-binding protein 3 isoform X10, translating to MASPLRDEEEEEEEMVVSEEEEEEEEEGDEEEEEVEAADEDYEEDDDEGVLGRGPGHDRGRDRHSPPGCHLFPPPPPPPLPPPPPPPPPPPPDKDDIRLLPSALGVKKRKRGPKKQKENKPGKPRKRKKLDSEEEFGSERDEYREKSESGGSEYGTGPGRKRRRKHREKKEKKTKRRKKGEGDGGQKQVEQKSSATLLLTWGLEDVEHVFSEEDYHTLTNYKAFSQFMRPLIAKKNPKIPMSKMMTILGAKWREFSANNPFKGSAAAVAAAAAAAAAAVAEQVSAAVSSATPIAPSGPPALPPPPAADIQPPPIRRAKTKEGKGPGHKRRSKSPRVPDGRKKLRGKKMAPLKIKLGLLGGKRKKGGSYVFQSDEGPEPEAEESDLDSGSVHSASGRPDGPVRTKKLKRGRPGRKKKKVLGCPAVAGEEEVDGYETDHQDYCEVCQQGGEIILCDTCPRAYHLVCLDPELDRAPEGKWSCPHCEKEGVQWEAKEEEEDYEEEGEEEGEKEEEDDHMEYCRVCKDGGELLCCDACISSYHIHCLNPPLPDIPNGEWLCPRCTCPVLKGRVQKILHWRWGEPPVAVPAPQQADGNPDAPPARPLQGRSEREFFVKWVGLSYWHCSWAKELQLEIFHLVMYRNYQRKNDMDEPPPLDYGSGEDDGKSDKRKGKDPHYAEMEEKYYRFGIKPEWMTVHRIINHSVDKKGNYHYLVKWRDLPYDQSTWEEDEMNIPEYEDHKQSYWRHRELIMGEDPAQPRKYKKKKKELQGDGPPSSPTNDPTVKYETQPRFITATGGTLHMYQLEGLNWLRFSWAQGTDTILADEMGLGKTIQTIVFLYSLYKEGHTKGPFLVSAPLSTIINWEREFQMWAPKFYVVTYTGDKDSRAIIRENEFSFEDNAIKGGKKAFKMKREAQVKFHVLLTSYELITIDQAALGSIRWACLVVDEAHRLKNNQSKFFRVLNGYKIDHKLLLTGTPLQNNLEELFHLLNFLTPERFNNLEGFLEEFADISKEDQIKKLHDLLGPHMLRRLKADVFKNMPAKTELIVRVELSPMQKKYYKYILTRNFEALNSRGGGNQVSLLNIMMDLKKCCNHPYLFPVAAMESPKLPSGAYEGGALIKASGKLMLLQKMLRKLKEQGHRVLIFSQMTKMLDLLEDFLDYEGYKYERIDGGITGALRQEAIDRFNAPGAQQFCFLLSTRAGGLGINLATADTVIIFDSDWNPHNDIQAFSRAHRIGQANKVMIYRFVTRASVEERITQVAKRKMMLTHLVVRPGLGSKAGSMSKQELDDILKFGTEELFKDENEGENKEEDSSVIHYDNEAIARLLDRNQDATEDTDVQNMNEYLSSFKVAQYVVREEDKIEEIEREIIKQEENVDPDYWEKLLRHHYEQQQEDLARNLGKGKRVRKQVNYNDAAQEDQDNQSEYSVGSEEEDEDFDERPEGRRQSKRQLRNEKDKPLPPLLARVGGNIEVLGFNTRQRKAFLNAVMRWGMPPQDAFTTQWLVRDLRGKTEKEFKAYVSLFMRHLCEPGADGSETFADGVPREGLSRQQVLTRIGVMSLVKKKVQEFEHINGRWSMPELMPDPSADSKRSSRASSPTKTSPTTPEASAANSPCTSKPATPAPSEKGDGIRTPLEKDEAENQEEKPEKNSKIGEKMETEADTPSPAPSLGERLEPRKIPLEDEVPGVPGEMEPEPGYRGDREKSATESTPGERGEEKPMDGQENRERPEGETGDLGKRAEDVKGDRELRPGPPRDEPRSNGRREEKAEKPRFMFNIADGGFTELHTLWQNEERAAISSGKLNEIWHRRHDYWLLAGIVLHGYARWQDIQNDAQFAIINEPFKTEANKGNFLEMKNKFLARRFKLLEQALVIEEQLRRAAYLNLSQEPAHPAMALHARFAEAECLAESHQHLSKESLAGNKPANAVLHKGRNFFADPHTCHIANSTLSGALACV from the exons ATGGCTTCCCCTCTGagggacgaggaggaggaggaggaggagatggtggtgtcggaggaggaagaagaggaggaagaagagggcgacgaggaggaggaggaggtggaggcggCCGACGAGGACTACGAGGAGGACGACGACGAGGGAGTACTCGGGCGCGGGCCGGGCCACGACCGGGGCCGCGACCGCCACAGCCCCCCCGGCTGCCACCTcttcccgccgccgccgccgccgccgctgcccccgccgccgccgccgccgccgcccccgccgccag atAAGGATGACATTCGGCTGCTGCCTTCAGCACTGGgtgtgaagaagagaaaaagaggaccCAAGAAGCAGAAGGAGAACAAGCCAGGAAAACCCCGAAAACGCAAGAAGCTT GACAGCGAGGAGGAATTTGGCTCTGAGCGAGATGAGTACCGGGAGAAGTCAGAGAGTGGAGGCAGTGAATATGGAACTGGACCAGGTCGGAAGCGGAGACGgaagcacagagaaaaaaaggagaagaagacgAAGCGGCGGAAAaaaggggagggagatggggggcAAAAG CAGGTGGAACAGAAGTCGTCGGCAACTCTGCTTCTGACGTGGGGCCTGGAGGACGTGGAGCATGTGTTCTCTGAGGAGGATTACCACACGCTCACCAACTACAAAGCCTTCAGCCAGTTCATGAG GCCCCTGATCGCTAAGAAGAATCCTAAGATCCCAATGTCTAAGATGATGACCATCCTTGGGGCCAAGTGGAGAGAGTTCAGCGCCAACAACCCCTTCAAGGGGTCGGCAGCTGCTGtggcggcagcggcggcagcagcggccgCAGCTGTAGCTGAGCAGGTGTCAGCTGCTGTCTCATCGGCCACCCCCATAGCACCTTCTGGACCCCCCGCCCTTCCACCACCCCCTGCTGCTGAtatccagcccccacccatccgaAGAGCCAAAACCAAAGAGGGCAAAG GTCCAGGCCACAAGAGGCGGAGTAAGAGTCCCCGAGTGCCTGATGGACGCAAGAAGCTTCGGGGAAAGAAGATGGCACCACTCAAGATCAAACTAGGGCTGCTGGGTGgcaagaggaagaagggaggctCG TATGTTTTCCAGAGTGACGAGGGCCCTGAACCAGAGGCTGAGGAGTCAGACCTGGACAGTGGCAGTGTCCACAGTGCCTCAGGCCGCCCTGATGGCCCTGTCCGCACCAAGAAACTAAAGAGAGGCCggccaggaaggaagaagaagaagg TCCTGGGCTGTCCTGCAGTGGCCGGGGAGGAGGAGGTTGATGGCTACGAGACGGATCACCAGGATTACTGTGAGGTGTGCCAGCAGGGTGGGGAAATTATTCTGTGTGACACCTGCCCTCGTGCCTACCACCTCGTCTGCCTTGATCCTGAGCTTGACCGGGCTCCTGAGGGCAAATGGAGCTGCCCCCACTGT GAGAAGGAGGGGGTACAGTGGGAggccaaggaggaggaggaagactatgaagaggagggggaagaggagggggagaaggaggaagaggacgaCCACATGGAGTACTGCCGTGTGTGCAAGGATGGCGGGGAGCTCCTGTGCTGTGACGCCTGCATCTCCTCCTACCACATTCACTGTCTGAACCCCCCGCTGCCTGACATCCCCAACGGCGAATGGCTGTGTCCCCGATGCACA TGTCCCGTGCTGAAAGGCCGTGTGCAGAAGATCCTGCACTGGCGGTGGGGGGAGCCCCCCGTGGCAGTGCCAGCCCCCCAACAGGCAGACGGGAATCCAGATGCCCCACCCGCACGTCCTCTTCAAGGCAGATCGGAGAGAGAGTTCTTTGTCAAGTGGGTAGGACTGTCCTACTGGCACTGCTCCTGGGCCAAGGAGCTTCAG CTGGAAATTTTCCACTTGGTAATGTACCGAAACTACCAACGGAAGAATGACATGGACGAGCCCCCACCCCTGGACTACGGCTCTGGTGAGGATGATGGGAAGAGTGACAAACGCAAGGGGAAGGACCCGCACTATGCCGAGATGGAGGAGAAGTACTACCGTTTTGGCATCAAGCCAGAGTGGATGACCGTCCACCGGATCATCAACCACAG TGTGGATAAGAAGGGAAATTACCACTATCTAGTGAAATGGAGGGACTTGCCATATGACCAGTCCACGTGGGAGGAAGATGAAATGAACATCCCTGAATATGAAGACCATAAACAAAGCTACTGGAGACACCG AGAACTAATTATGGGGGAGGACCCCGCCCAGCCCCGCAagtataagaagaagaagaaggagctgCAGGGCGATGGGCCTCCCAGCTCGCCTACTAATGAT CCTACAGTGAAATACGAGACTCAGCCACGGTTCATCACAGCCACTGGAGGCACACTGCACATGTATCAGCTGGAGGGGTTGAACTGGCTACGCTTCTCGTGGGCCCAGGGCACTGACACCATTCTGGCTGATGAGATGGGACTGGGCAAGACCATACAAACCATCGTCTTCCTCTACTCACTGTATAAGGAG GGCCACACAAAGGGTCCCTTCCTGGTGAGCGCCCCGCTCTCCACCATCATTAACTGGGAGCGGGAGTTCCAGATGTGGGCACCCAAGTTCTATGTGGTGACATACACGGGTGACAAGGACAGCCGAGCCATCATTCGTGAGAATGAGTTTTCCTTTGAAGACAATGCCATCAAAGGTGGCAAGAAAGCTTTTAAGATGAAG AGGGAGGCGCAGGTGAAGTTCCATGTTCTCCTGACATCATATGAGCTGATCACCATTGATCAGGCAGCTCTTGGCTCCATCCGCTGGGCCTGTCTTGTGGTGGATGAGGCCCATCGGCTCAAGAACAACCAGTCCAAG TTTTTCAGGGTCCTCAATGGCTACAAGATAGATCATAAGTTGCTGCTGACAGGGACTCCATTGCAGAATAATCTGGAGGAGCTCTTCCATCTGCTGAACTTCCTCACCCCAGAGAGGTTTAA CAatctggaaggcttcctggaggagtttGCCGACATATCCAAAGAAGACCAGATTAAGAAACTTCATGATTTGCTGGGGCCACATATGCTGAGGAGGCTCAAGGCTGACGTCTTTAAGAATATGCCGGCCAAGACAGAGCTCATCGTCCGCGTGGAGCTGAGCCCCATGCAGAA GAAATACTACAAGTATATCCTGACCCGAAATTTTGAGGCCTTGAATTCACGAGGAGGTGGGAACCAAGTGTCGTTGCTTAACATCATGATGGATCTTAAGAAGTGCTGCAACCATCCATACCTCTTTCCTGTGGCTGCTATG GAGTCCCCCAAACTTCCCAGTGGGGCATATGAGGGTGGGGCACTTATTAAGGCGTCTGGGAAGCTCATGCTGCTGCAGAAGATGCTGCGGAAGCTGAAGGAGCAAGGACACAGAGTGCTCATCTTCTCGCAG ATGACCAAAATGTTAGACTTGCTAGAGGACTTCTTAGACTACGAAGGCTACAAGTATGAGCGCATTGACGGCGGCATCACTGGTGCCCTGAGGCAGGAGGCCATCGATCGCTTCAATG CTCCGGGGGCCCAACAATTCTGCTTCCTCCTGTCCACCCGGGCTGGAGGCCTGGGCATCAATCTGGCCACTGCCGACACTGTCATCATCTTTGATTCAGACTGGAACCCCCATAATGATATCCAG GCCTTCAGCCGTGCTCATCGGATCGGCCAGGCCAACAAAGTGATGATTTACCGGTTTGTGACTCGCGCATCAGTGGAAGAGCGAATCACACAGGTGGCCAAGAGAAAGATGATGCTGACACATCTGGTGGTGCGGCCTGGGCTGGGCTCCAAGGCGGGCTCCATGTCCAAGCAGGAGCTGGATGACATCCTCAAATTTGGCACCGAGGAGCTATTTAAGGATGAAAATGAGG GGGAGAACAAGGAGGAGGACAGCAGTGTGATTCACTATGACAACGAGGCCATCGCTCGGCTCTTGGACCGGAACCAGGATGCAACTGAGGACACTGATGTGCAGAACATGAACGAGTATCTCAGCTCCTTCAAGGTGGCCCAGTACGTGGTGAGGGAAGAAGACAAG ATTGAGGAAATTGAACGAGAGATCATCAAGCAGGAGGAGAACGTGGATCCTGACTACTGGGAGAAGCTGCTGAGACACCACTATGAGCAGCAGCAGGAAGACCTGGCCCGAAACCTCGGCAAAGGCAAGAGGGTCCGCAAGCAGGTTAACTACAACGATGCTGCTCAGGAGGACCAAG ATAACCAGTCAGAATACTCAGTGGGATcagaggaggaggatgaagactTTGATGAGCGTCCTGAAG GGCGTCGACAGTCCAAGAGGCAGCTCCGGAACGAAAAGGATAAGCCACTGCCTCCACTGCTGGCTCGAGTTGGGGGCAACATTGAG GTGTTGGGATTCAACACCCGTCAGCGGAAGGCCTTCCTCAATGCTGTGATGCGCTGGGGCATGCCACCACAGGACGCCTTCACCACCCAGTGGCTGGTGCGGGACCTCAGGGGCAAGACTGAAAAAGAGTTCAA GGCCTATGTGTCTTTGTTCATGCGCCATCTCTGTGAGCCCGGGGCAGACGGCTCTGAAACCTTTGCTGACGGGGTCCCTCGGGAGGGACTGAGTCGCCAGCAAGTGTTGACCCGCATTGGAGTCATGTCTCTCGTCAAGAAGAAG GTTCAGGAGTTTGAGCACATCAATGGGCGCTGGTCTATGCCGGAGCTGATGCCTGACCCCAGTGCTGACTCCAAGCGCTCCTCCAGAGCCTCCTCTCCTACCAAGACGTCTCCCACCACTCCTGAGGCTTCTGCTGCAAACAGTCCTTGCACCTCAAAACCTG CTACTCCAGCTCCCAGTGAGAAAGGAGATGGCATAAGGACACCTCTGGAGAAGGATGAAGCAGAAAACCAGGAGGAGAAGCCAGAGAAGAATAGCAAAATTGGGGAGAAGATGGAAACAGAG GCTGatacccccagcccagccccatcaCTTGGGGAGCGGCTGGAGCCAAGGAAGATTCCTCTAGAGGATGAGGTGCCAGGGGTACCTGGAGAGATGGAGCCTGAACCTGGGTACCGTGGGGACAGAGAGAAGTCAG CCACAGAGTCGACGCCaggagagaggggggaggagaagccgATGGATGGACAGGAAAACAGGGAGAGGCCGGAGGGGGAGACGGGGGATTTGGGCAAGAGAG CAGAAGATGTAAAAGGGGACCGGGAGCTTCGACCTGGGCCTCCTCGAGACGAGCCGCGGTCCAACGGGCGACGTGAGGAGAAGGCAGAGAAGCCGCGGTTCATGTTCAATATTGCAgatggtggcttcacag AGCTCCACACGCTGTGGCAGAATGAGGAACGGGCAGCTATTTCCTCGGGGAAACTCAATGAGATCTGGCACCGAAGACATGACTATTGGCTTCTGGCTGGGATTGTCCT CCATGGCTACGCACGGTGGCAGGACATCCAGAATGATGCTCAGTTTGCCATTATCAACGAGCCATTTAAAACTGAAGCCAATAAGGGGAACTTTCTGGAGATGAAAAATAAGTTCCTGGCCCGGAGATTCAAG CTCCTGGAGCAGGCGCTGGTGATTGAGGAGCAGCTGCGGCGGGCGGCCTACCTGAACCTATCACAGGAGCCGGCGCACCCCGCCATGGCCCTCCACGCCCGCTTCGCCGAGGCCGAGTGCCTGGCCGAGAGCCACCAGCACCTCTCCAAGGAGTCGTTGGCGGGGAACAAGCCGGCCAACGCCGTGCTGCACAAGG GGCGGAACTTCTTCGCTGACCCACACACCTGCCATATTGCTAATAGCACCCTCTCTGGGGCCCTGGCCTGTGTATAG